One window of Acidimicrobiales bacterium genomic DNA carries:
- a CDS encoding patatin-like phospholipase family protein, with protein sequence MKDSGVKRIDLALQGGGAHGAFTWGVLDRLLDDERIEIDGISGTSAGAMNAVALAQGLAAGGRREAQELLSAFWKKVSDLGRVSPVQRSIFDVLTGRWSLDLSPGFHLFESLTRTFSPYELNPLNINPLRDVVAESFDFDVVNRATRPRLFLSATNVRTGRPKVFRQPSLSVDTTMASACLPFLFQAVEIDGEAYWDGGYTGNPPIFPLIDETEALDIVIVQINPITRSEVPRTAYEITNRLNEITFNASLIKELRAVSLLRRMVDQGPEFQAYRDRRLHMVQCDEKMLELSVSSKLNSEWAFLRYLHDIGRRAAEHWLGQHFDDLGERSSWRPSSLFDESPGPVLPEDDDGC encoded by the coding sequence GTGAAGGACAGCGGCGTCAAGAGGATCGATCTCGCACTCCAGGGCGGCGGCGCTCACGGCGCCTTCACCTGGGGCGTGCTGGACCGCCTCCTCGACGACGAGCGCATCGAGATCGACGGGATCAGCGGGACCAGCGCAGGGGCGATGAACGCGGTCGCCCTGGCCCAGGGCCTCGCGGCAGGCGGACGGCGAGAGGCCCAGGAGCTCCTCTCGGCCTTCTGGAAGAAGGTGAGCGACCTCGGACGGGTGAGCCCGGTCCAGCGGTCGATCTTCGACGTTCTCACGGGGCGTTGGAGCCTGGACCTCTCGCCCGGCTTCCATCTCTTCGAGAGCCTCACCCGGACGTTCTCGCCCTACGAGCTCAACCCGTTGAACATCAACCCCCTGCGCGACGTCGTCGCCGAGTCGTTCGACTTCGACGTCGTGAACCGGGCCACGCGGCCGAGGCTGTTCCTGTCCGCCACCAACGTGCGGACCGGGCGTCCCAAGGTGTTCCGCCAACCGTCACTCTCGGTCGACACCACCATGGCGTCGGCGTGTCTGCCGTTCCTGTTCCAGGCGGTCGAGATCGACGGCGAGGCGTACTGGGACGGCGGCTACACGGGCAATCCGCCGATCTTCCCTCTCATCGACGAGACAGAGGCCCTCGACATCGTCATCGTCCAGATCAACCCGATCACCCGGTCCGAGGTCCCCCGGACGGCCTACGAGATCACCAACCGGCTCAACGAGATCACCTTCAACGCCAGCCTGATCAAGGAGCTGCGGGCCGTGTCGCTGCTGCGGCGGATGGTCGACCAGGGGCCCGAGTTCCAGGCGTACCGCGATCGGCGCCTGCACATGGTCCAGTGCGACGAGAAGATGCTGGAGTTGAGCGTGTCCAGCAAGCTCAACTCCGAGTGGGCGTTCCTGCGGTACCTCCACGACATCGGCCGGCGGGCAGCGGAGCACTGGTTGGGCCAGCACTTCGACGACCTGGGCGAGCGTTCCTCGTGGCGGCCCTCATCGCTGTTCGACGAGAGCCCCGGACCGGTCCTGCCCGAAGACGACGATGGCTGCTAG
- a CDS encoding ADP-ribosylglycohydrolase family protein: MDISRDRAARQRALGAVIGSAVGDALGAPFEFGPAGEYSRRFPQPVLGGIGEMVGGGGYSWAPGEFTDDTQMAVVQAESLLDRGGVDGADLFERFGTWARDASDVGVQTRSVLNSAAGWETAAAAHYERNPRGAAGNGSLMRSTPTAVHYATATIAETVDAARATSAVTHGDPAAGWGTALFHLMVGAAVRGEDHEAALAEGLKMLPADQDRYRRMLAPSWQPESAEVGNGSVWGCLASAVWAVRGSSTFAEAVTAAIDLGDDTDTVAAVTGGLAGAIYGIQSIPSRWTTYLHGHVSTPDGPRTWRLADLQDLTLRLIGADPVPAQEPGLPLGPTEIAPGIHAADLAGAATVPEDWAVISLCRVGDTFAHHPVRRAVYLIDKEGDHNIGLGHVVADAVATLDAFRAEGRQVVVHCHGGASRTGLVLRAWLMGTNGWDEATATDHLRERWPHLGEWNASFSGFLSARS, translated from the coding sequence ATGGACATCAGTCGAGACAGGGCGGCGCGCCAGCGGGCGTTGGGGGCGGTCATCGGATCGGCGGTGGGTGACGCGCTCGGCGCGCCCTTCGAGTTCGGCCCGGCGGGGGAGTACTCGCGCCGCTTCCCCCAACCCGTGCTCGGCGGAATCGGCGAGATGGTCGGCGGCGGGGGCTACTCGTGGGCGCCCGGTGAGTTCACCGATGACACGCAGATGGCCGTCGTCCAGGCCGAGTCCCTGCTCGACCGCGGCGGTGTCGACGGGGCGGACCTGTTCGAACGGTTCGGCACATGGGCACGCGATGCGTCCGATGTGGGCGTTCAGACCCGAAGCGTCCTGAACTCCGCCGCCGGGTGGGAGACGGCCGCGGCGGCCCACTACGAACGCAACCCCCGCGGCGCAGCGGGCAACGGATCGCTGATGCGGTCCACGCCGACGGCGGTCCACTACGCCACGGCCACCATCGCCGAAACCGTCGACGCCGCCCGCGCCACCTCGGCGGTCACCCACGGCGACCCGGCGGCCGGCTGGGGGACCGCGCTCTTCCACCTGATGGTCGGCGCCGCGGTGCGCGGCGAGGACCACGAGGCCGCGCTCGCCGAGGGCCTCAAGATGCTCCCCGCCGACCAGGACCGCTACCGGCGGATGCTCGCCCCGTCGTGGCAGCCGGAGTCGGCCGAGGTCGGCAACGGCAGTGTCTGGGGCTGCCTGGCGTCCGCTGTGTGGGCGGTGCGTGGCAGCAGCACGTTCGCGGAGGCGGTAACCGCCGCCATCGACCTCGGTGACGACACCGACACCGTCGCCGCCGTCACCGGCGGTCTCGCCGGGGCCATCTACGGCATCCAGTCCATCCCGAGCCGGTGGACCACCTACCTCCACGGCCACGTGAGCACCCCCGACGGTCCGCGGACCTGGCGCCTCGCCGACCTCCAGGACCTCACGCTGCGGCTGATCGGAGCAGACCCGGTGCCGGCCCAGGAGCCGGGCCTACCGCTCGGACCGACCGAGATCGCGCCCGGCATCCACGCGGCAGACCTGGCCGGAGCAGCGACCGTTCCAGAGGACTGGGCCGTCATCTCGCTGTGCCGGGTCGGCGACACATTCGCCCACCACCCCGTACGCCGCGCGGTCTACCTGATCGACAAGGAGGGGGACCACAACATCGGATTGGGTCACGTCGTCGCCGACGCGGTCGCAACCCTCGACGCGTTCAGGGCCGAGGGCCGTCAGGTGGTGGTGCACTGCCACGGCGGGGCGAGCCGCACCGGGCTCGTGCTGCGCGCCTGGCTCATGGGGACCAACGGCTGGGACGAAGCCACCGCCACCGACCACCTGCGCGAGCGCTGGCCCCACCTGGGGGAGTGGAACGCCAGCTTCAGCGGGTTCCTGTCGGCCCGGTCCTGA
- a CDS encoding SEC-C metal-binding domain-containing protein, whose translation MADDTAGNPDGEIGDETFERVRDAVMSWLEVGPRDAGDLAEQLVDSGLYTPTGDHDADVDGAWDLVDEIVTTSDDTWVRDDDMVVSITARLAEGVVFTHRLSAEEIASGEVVESPNLAVLEWNAYDELRLRGGGRLRTGPAESTDPDRPWGPTVVWGPPGWLDGFEPGDLIAFDRVDIDVDVYPVEALGDGAAEVDALREYATGWVGDGRGSEETPIVMEAIAHDELLFSQPVPPVGELLEAAGLERRGHEWGWADELWSTVQERRDLNEAYTMSSYGFDTCCTRALERVRAAFEELQFREGEGGDVDLAAVARDLGHGDVARAFVNLQRGYAPAIVEFADTIAAAGGRNSANAHALAGLAHRWTGNALDAEAAFGRALGKDPACAVAAGELAELAADRGDISRAHALAVRDDDDEARVDWLAGERDRRAGLRPRAGRNEPCPCGSGRKFKQCCGRGGAPSLLDRMPFVQGRIVRFATHPDHEVGVFTLAVTAVGASGDVALDGLDRFRDDGFVIDVAVHEGGLALAYLAERGDLLPDDERRLVVSILDEPRRLWEITEVRPGEALVLRDTATGETVDVAERSGTEGREAGELVMLRVVHVGDDSVMAGVPIIVPLGERERVLALLEATPDAATFAEWYGSLYRLPTLTNREGHDMVLCRTELETDEEPGAVALAFDALFTRDGEETTWHESVDVGGETVIGGTIRLDGTSLVVESNSEERQDRLVSMFEEILDAWVVDDERQPAMEAVARRRADGAAEGTGDASGADGAPSGLIAPEDAPPEIREALLAYIEDHERRWVDEPIPALGGSTPREALDDPTRREDLFALLRDMRRRERAQGAGGVAMSADRIEALLGIDVGS comes from the coding sequence ATGGCTGATGACACTGCTGGGAACCCCGACGGGGAGATCGGCGACGAGACCTTCGAGCGCGTCCGTGATGCGGTCATGTCATGGCTCGAGGTCGGGCCCCGGGACGCGGGTGATCTGGCCGAACAGCTCGTCGACTCGGGGCTCTACACGCCTACGGGCGACCACGATGCGGACGTCGACGGTGCGTGGGACCTCGTCGACGAGATCGTCACGACCAGCGACGACACGTGGGTGCGCGACGACGACATGGTCGTGTCGATCACCGCCCGTCTCGCCGAGGGCGTCGTCTTCACCCACCGCCTGAGCGCCGAGGAGATCGCGTCGGGCGAGGTCGTCGAGAGCCCCAACCTCGCCGTGCTCGAATGGAACGCCTACGACGAGCTCCGGTTGCGCGGCGGGGGGAGGCTGCGAACCGGCCCGGCCGAGTCGACCGACCCCGACCGACCGTGGGGCCCGACCGTCGTGTGGGGACCCCCCGGATGGCTCGACGGGTTCGAACCCGGCGACCTGATCGCCTTCGACCGGGTCGACATCGACGTCGACGTGTACCCAGTGGAAGCCCTCGGCGACGGCGCCGCCGAGGTGGACGCGTTGCGCGAGTACGCCACGGGTTGGGTCGGCGACGGGCGCGGCAGCGAGGAGACGCCGATCGTGATGGAGGCGATCGCGCACGACGAGCTGCTCTTCTCCCAGCCGGTACCGCCCGTCGGCGAGCTCCTCGAGGCTGCCGGCCTCGAACGCCGTGGCCACGAGTGGGGATGGGCTGACGAGCTCTGGTCGACGGTTCAGGAGCGACGCGACCTCAACGAGGCCTACACGATGTCCTCCTACGGGTTCGACACCTGCTGCACGCGCGCCCTCGAACGGGTCCGGGCCGCGTTCGAGGAACTGCAGTTCCGCGAGGGCGAAGGCGGCGATGTCGACCTGGCGGCGGTGGCGCGAGATCTCGGCCACGGCGACGTGGCGCGGGCTTTCGTCAACCTCCAGCGGGGGTACGCCCCGGCCATCGTCGAGTTCGCCGACACCATCGCGGCCGCCGGGGGCCGCAACAGCGCCAACGCTCATGCTCTCGCCGGTCTCGCACACCGGTGGACCGGAAACGCGCTCGACGCCGAGGCGGCCTTCGGCCGCGCGCTCGGCAAAGACCCCGCATGCGCCGTGGCCGCCGGCGAGCTCGCCGAGCTCGCCGCCGACCGGGGCGACATCTCGCGGGCCCACGCGCTGGCGGTGCGCGATGACGACGACGAGGCGCGGGTCGACTGGCTCGCGGGCGAACGCGACCGCCGCGCCGGCCTTCGACCACGGGCGGGTCGCAACGAGCCGTGCCCGTGCGGGTCGGGCCGCAAGTTCAAGCAGTGCTGCGGAAGGGGCGGCGCGCCGTCGCTGCTGGACCGGATGCCCTTCGTCCAGGGCCGCATCGTGCGGTTCGCCACCCACCCCGACCACGAGGTGGGGGTCTTCACGCTCGCTGTGACCGCCGTCGGCGCCTCAGGTGACGTCGCCCTCGACGGACTCGACCGGTTCCGCGACGACGGGTTCGTCATCGACGTGGCCGTCCACGAGGGCGGCCTCGCGCTGGCCTACCTCGCCGAACGAGGTGACCTGTTGCCCGACGACGAACGGCGGCTCGTGGTCTCGATCCTCGACGAGCCGCGCAGGCTGTGGGAGATCACCGAGGTGCGCCCCGGCGAAGCCCTCGTCCTGCGTGACACCGCCACCGGCGAGACTGTCGACGTCGCCGAGCGGTCCGGCACCGAAGGCCGCGAGGCCGGCGAGCTGGTGATGCTCCGGGTCGTCCACGTCGGCGACGACTCGGTGATGGCGGGCGTGCCGATCATCGTGCCCCTCGGTGAGCGTGAGCGGGTCCTCGCCCTGCTCGAGGCGACGCCTGACGCCGCAACCTTCGCGGAGTGGTACGGATCGCTGTACAGACTGCCCACGCTCACCAACCGTGAGGGGCACGACATGGTGCTGTGCCGCACGGAGCTCGAGACCGACGAGGAACCCGGGGCGGTCGCGCTCGCCTTCGACGCGCTGTTCACCCGCGACGGGGAGGAGACCACCTGGCACGAGTCCGTGGACGTCGGAGGCGAGACGGTCATCGGCGGGACGATCCGTCTCGACGGCACGTCGCTCGTGGTGGAGTCCAACTCCGAGGAACGCCAGGACCGGCTCGTCTCGATGTTCGAGGAGATCCTCGACGCGTGGGTCGTCGACGACGAGCGCCAGCCGGCGATGGAGGCGGTTGCCCGACGTCGAGCCGACGGAGCGGCCGAAGGGACTGGTGATGCGTCGGGTGCCGACGGAGCGCCGTCGGGTCTGATCGCGCCCGAGGACGCCCCACCGGAGATCCGCGAAGCGCTGCTCGCCTACATCGAGGACCACGAACGACGCTGGGTCGACGAGCCCATCCCCGCGCTAGGCGGATCGACGCCCCGAGAAGCCCTCGACGACCCGACCCGGCGCGAAGACCTGTTCGCGCTGTTGCGCGACATGAGGCGCCGAGAGAGAGCGCAAGGCGCCGGGGGCGTCGCCATGTCGGCCGACCGCATTGAGGCGCTGCTCGGCATCGACGTCGGGTCCTGA
- a CDS encoding Fic family protein translates to MGRPVKTPGHHGYWAYHPEPVPRSLPLQPRTVMLLSEADRALGRLAGAGRLLPNPHLLLQPYVTREALASSRIEGTQASLSDVFDAQARATAEGPVREVTNYIRALEHGLSRIASLPVSKRLLCEVHSILLDDVRGRERRPGEIRRSQNWIGSPDNRPDTAVFVPPPVDVMIRCFDELEQYLHAEAQVPPLIQIALVHYQFETIHPFLDGNGRLGRLLIAFLLVEHGLLPQPLLYLSAYFERRRGDYYDRLQAVRERGELEEWLVFFLVGVAEQATDAVKRAEALADLREDFRGRLTGDRSRAIEVVDLVFRNPVLVTTRIAEELGVTLQSALNHVRRLEAEGIVSEAQGLPGRSKRWVAGDVFHVLDPEARIAFDGE, encoded by the coding sequence ATGGGCAGGCCGGTCAAGACGCCGGGGCACCACGGCTACTGGGCGTACCACCCTGAACCTGTACCTCGGTCACTCCCGCTCCAGCCCCGGACTGTGATGCTTCTGTCGGAAGCCGACCGGGCTCTTGGACGACTCGCGGGAGCCGGCCGGCTCCTGCCCAACCCGCATCTTCTCCTTCAGCCCTACGTGACACGTGAGGCCCTCGCGAGCAGTCGGATCGAGGGAACCCAGGCCTCGCTCTCGGATGTCTTCGACGCGCAGGCGCGGGCGACTGCCGAAGGACCGGTACGCGAGGTCACCAACTACATTCGCGCCTTGGAGCACGGCCTCTCGCGGATCGCCTCGCTACCCGTCTCGAAGCGGCTCCTGTGCGAAGTGCATTCGATACTGCTCGATGACGTCCGTGGCCGCGAACGTCGACCGGGTGAGATACGGCGATCCCAGAACTGGATCGGTTCACCCGACAACCGGCCCGACACGGCCGTCTTCGTCCCTCCCCCGGTCGACGTCATGATCAGGTGCTTCGACGAACTCGAGCAGTACCTGCACGCCGAAGCGCAGGTTCCGCCACTCATCCAGATCGCACTCGTCCACTACCAGTTCGAGACGATCCACCCGTTCCTCGACGGCAACGGACGGTTGGGCAGACTGCTCATCGCGTTCCTGCTCGTCGAGCACGGACTGCTCCCACAACCCCTGCTCTATCTGAGTGCCTACTTCGAGCGCCGCCGTGGTGACTACTACGACCGGCTACAGGCGGTGCGGGAGCGTGGCGAACTCGAGGAGTGGCTTGTCTTCTTCCTGGTCGGGGTCGCCGAGCAGGCAACGGATGCGGTGAAGAGGGCCGAGGCGTTGGCCGACCTTCGCGAAGACTTCAGGGGCCGACTCACAGGTGATCGATCGCGGGCCATCGAGGTCGTCGACCTTGTATTTCGCAACCCCGTCCTCGTGACTACGAGGATCGCCGAGGAGCTCGGAGTCACGCTCCAGAGCGCGCTCAACCACGTCCGGCGTCTCGAGGCGGAAGGGATCGTCAGCGAGGCTCAGGGACTCCCTGGGCGCTCTAAGCGGTGGGTGGCAGGAGACGTCTTCCACGTGTTGGACCCGGAGGCGCGAATAGCGTTCGACGGCGAGTGA
- a CDS encoding SMC family ATPase, translated as MKGFGPFREPTDIDFTDIDLVALVGDTGSGKSTIIDALTFALYGSVARYQDNRAVAPVINQTSQEARVAFDFEIGGRPHTAVRVVRRTAKGATTREARLEQGERILADDARSMTAAVEELLGLDADQFNRTVVLPQGRFADFLHDTPKDRQATLRNLLGLELYRRLGGEARSIATTCRDQAVVLKADLATDAEELTDEKRAGIAGRIEALETVQGEFIAQRVEIEQARAAAERLGAEIAELDARLEKLRGVDVPDGVAEIDARLGRARDAAETASEVVKAARDARRTADEAVAAGPDLAEVTAQLRLRADHVEASGKLAELSGQLQVARTAEDEAVAAADAVRLEQERRDDAVAAAQAVEEDALATAGTVTSSEQLDAWAELWERHAAAVEAERSTGAAHADAAAALVPLENAVTDAEAALEAASGELARLRREEGVAAHADLLAVGEQCPLCHQTVQTLPEHRLGDDLQAAAERETQARASRDEVLAARDAAKRDADRAEARRDAAADELRGLAERVGAVPAGDEIARRRSETEAADAAVAAARAEVMRARLAADEHRRSDDVRAVLSAEDEAKATRIRVEQSETSTRERVEALAGRLDGVPDVEALQRAAAEAERLRALAKAAVDEVVKAETAAEEAVGALGVARVAAATARTELQAARDRVAALEPPALGGEQVAADWATLATWAAGERSAATTRREEAHRTRTGTVEAADTRTAALVARVREVVDLADEAPPLSDIADRITAAVAETRAGLRSFDERCDRLAERQEMIDDLTERGQVAEALGRLLRADGFERWLMREALEHLVSRATVRLFELSGGQYSLELDDANFVVRDHANADEIRSARTLSGGETFLASLSLALALADATAELAPEGAPQIESIFLDEGFGTLDAHTLDTVATAIEDLGASGRLVGIITHIRELADRMPVRLEVTKSGGASTVERVVL; from the coding sequence ATGAAGGGGTTCGGTCCGTTCCGAGAGCCGACCGACATCGACTTCACCGACATCGACCTCGTCGCCCTCGTCGGCGACACCGGCTCGGGCAAGTCCACGATCATCGACGCGCTCACCTTCGCCCTCTACGGCTCGGTCGCCCGCTACCAGGACAATCGCGCCGTCGCCCCCGTCATCAACCAGACCTCCCAAGAGGCCCGGGTGGCGTTCGACTTCGAGATCGGCGGACGGCCCCACACCGCCGTGCGGGTCGTCCGGCGCACGGCGAAGGGGGCGACGACTCGTGAGGCCCGCCTCGAGCAGGGAGAGCGGATCCTCGCGGACGACGCCCGGTCCATGACCGCCGCCGTCGAGGAGCTGCTCGGCCTCGACGCCGACCAGTTCAACCGCACCGTCGTCCTGCCCCAGGGCCGCTTCGCCGACTTCCTCCACGACACCCCCAAGGACCGCCAGGCCACCCTGCGCAACCTCCTCGGCCTCGAGCTCTACCGCCGCCTCGGCGGCGAGGCCCGGTCCATCGCCACCACGTGTCGGGACCAGGCCGTCGTACTGAAGGCGGACCTGGCCACCGACGCCGAGGAGCTCACCGACGAGAAGCGGGCCGGGATCGCCGGGCGGATCGAGGCGCTGGAGACGGTGCAGGGTGAGTTCATCGCGCAGCGGGTCGAGATCGAACAGGCCCGTGCTGCGGCCGAGAGGCTCGGGGCGGAGATAGCGGAGCTCGACGCCCGGCTCGAGAAGCTGCGCGGCGTCGACGTGCCCGACGGCGTCGCCGAGATCGACGCGCGGCTCGGGCGGGCACGGGACGCGGCGGAGACGGCCTCGGAGGTCGTGAAGGCCGCACGAGATGCCCGCCGCACCGCCGACGAAGCCGTCGCTGCGGGCCCCGACCTCGCCGAGGTCACCGCCCAGCTGCGGCTGCGGGCCGACCACGTCGAAGCGTCCGGCAAGCTCGCCGAGCTGAGCGGGCAGCTCCAGGTTGCCCGGACGGCGGAGGACGAAGCGGTCGCAGCCGCGGACGCAGTGCGACTCGAGCAGGAACGCCGCGACGACGCCGTCGCGGCCGCGCAGGCCGTCGAGGAGGACGCGCTGGCCACAGCCGGGACCGTCACGAGCAGTGAACAGCTCGACGCCTGGGCCGAACTGTGGGAACGCCACGCCGCCGCTGTCGAAGCGGAGAGGTCCACCGGGGCCGCCCACGCCGACGCGGCCGCCGCGCTCGTACCGCTCGAGAACGCGGTGACCGATGCCGAAGCCGCGCTCGAGGCGGCGTCGGGGGAGCTGGCGCGTCTGCGCCGCGAGGAGGGCGTCGCCGCACACGCCGACCTGCTCGCCGTGGGGGAGCAGTGCCCGCTGTGTCACCAGACGGTGCAGACCCTGCCCGAACACCGCCTGGGTGACGACCTGCAGGCAGCCGCCGAGCGCGAGACGCAGGCACGAGCGTCACGCGACGAGGTACTCGCCGCCCGTGACGCGGCCAAGCGTGACGCCGACCGGGCCGAGGCCCGCCGTGACGCCGCGGCCGACGAGCTGCGGGGGCTCGCGGAGCGGGTCGGGGCCGTCCCCGCCGGTGACGAGATCGCCCGTCGCCGTAGCGAGACCGAAGCGGCCGACGCCGCGGTCGCCGCCGCACGCGCCGAGGTGATGCGGGCCCGGCTCGCTGCCGACGAGCACCGCCGTAGCGACGACGTGCGTGCCGTCCTCTCGGCCGAGGACGAAGCCAAGGCGACTCGGATCCGTGTGGAGCAGTCCGAGACGTCCACGCGTGAACGCGTCGAGGCCCTCGCCGGGCGACTCGACGGGGTGCCCGACGTCGAGGCGTTGCAGCGGGCAGCGGCCGAAGCCGAGCGGCTCCGGGCCTTGGCGAAGGCCGCGGTCGACGAGGTCGTGAAGGCCGAGACGGCCGCCGAGGAGGCCGTTGGTGCGCTGGGGGTCGCCCGGGTCGCGGCCGCGACAGCCCGCACGGAGCTGCAGGCCGCCCGTGACCGTGTCGCCGCGCTCGAACCGCCTGCGCTCGGCGGCGAACAGGTCGCCGCCGACTGGGCGACCCTCGCCACCTGGGCAGCCGGTGAACGGTCCGCGGCCACGACCCGCCGGGAGGAGGCGCACCGCACCCGGACCGGGACCGTCGAAGCCGCCGACACCCGCACAGCGGCGCTCGTGGCCCGCGTCCGTGAGGTCGTGGACCTGGCCGACGAGGCGCCACCCCTCAGCGACATCGCCGACCGGATCACCGCCGCCGTCGCCGAAACGCGCGCCGGTCTGCGGTCCTTCGACGAACGCTGTGACCGCCTCGCCGAACGGCAGGAGATGATCGACGACCTCACCGAACGCGGGCAGGTCGCCGAGGCGCTCGGGCGGTTGCTGCGGGCCGACGGATTCGAACGGTGGTTGATGCGCGAGGCGCTCGAGCACCTCGTCAGCCGGGCCACCGTGCGGCTGTTCGAACTGTCCGGCGGCCAGTACTCGCTCGAGTTGGACGACGCGAACTTCGTCGTGCGTGACCACGCCAACGCGGACGAGATCCGCTCGGCCCGGACGCTGTCGGGCGGCGAGACGTTCCTGGCGTCGCTGTCGCTCGCCCTGGCCCTCGCGGACGCCACCGCCGAGTTGGCCCCCGAGGGTGCGCCTCAGATCGAATCGATCTTCCTCGACGAGGGCTTCGGCACCCTCGACGCCCACACGCTCGACACGGTCGCCACCGCCATCGAGGACCTCGGCGCGAGCGGCCGCCTCGTCGGGATCATCACCCACATCCGCGAGCTCGCCGACCGGATGCCCGTGCGCCTCGAGGTGACCAAGAGCGGCGGCGCGTCCACCGTGGAACGGGTGGTGCTGTGA
- a CDS encoding exonuclease SbcCD subunit D, whose protein sequence is MKLLHTSDWHVGKAIRGISRADEHRAVLAEIARVARDENVDVIVVAGDLFDTASPSPESEEIVYRALLDLAATEADVVVIAGNHDNARRLRAVAPILELGRVHLVAEPTRPDAGGVISLTARDGAEVLIATLPFVSKRGIVRAEHLIDGDAFVHAQEYSARLRMLIDVLAGSFRADTVNVLAAHAFVLGAQSGGGERAAHLVEEYAVTAQSFPATISYGALGHLHRPQKIPAGAPLHYCGSPLQLDFGEADQAKQVNVVTLEPGAPADVRPVPLTSGRPLRTLTGSLEQLRAAEVPDDAFLRVVVREAGRAGLAADVREMLGEGVVDVRVESTAAPRTRRSVDMRSRSPRELFDEYLALEGVADERIPALFDELLDDAHETGAGSGAGAGEAAP, encoded by the coding sequence GTGAAGCTGCTCCACACATCCGACTGGCACGTCGGCAAGGCCATCCGCGGCATCTCGCGCGCGGACGAACACCGCGCCGTGCTCGCCGAGATCGCCCGGGTAGCCCGGGACGAGAACGTGGACGTGATCGTCGTGGCCGGAGACCTCTTCGACACCGCGTCGCCGTCGCCGGAGTCCGAGGAGATCGTCTACCGGGCCCTGCTCGATCTCGCCGCCACCGAGGCAGATGTCGTCGTCATCGCCGGCAACCACGACAACGCCCGACGCCTGCGTGCCGTCGCCCCCATCCTCGAGCTCGGCCGCGTCCACCTCGTCGCCGAACCGACCCGCCCCGACGCGGGTGGCGTCATCTCGCTCACGGCCCGAGACGGGGCGGAGGTCCTCATCGCGACTCTGCCGTTCGTGTCCAAGCGGGGGATCGTGCGGGCCGAACACCTCATCGACGGCGACGCCTTCGTCCACGCCCAGGAGTACAGCGCCCGGCTGCGGATGCTCATCGACGTCCTCGCCGGGTCCTTCCGGGCCGACACCGTCAACGTCCTCGCGGCCCACGCCTTCGTCCTCGGGGCCCAGAGCGGTGGCGGTGAACGGGCCGCGCACCTGGTCGAGGAGTACGCGGTCACCGCCCAGTCGTTCCCCGCCACCATCAGCTACGGCGCGCTCGGGCATCTCCACCGGCCCCAGAAGATCCCCGCCGGCGCGCCGCTGCACTACTGCGGCTCCCCGCTGCAACTCGACTTCGGCGAAGCCGACCAGGCCAAACAGGTCAACGTCGTCACCCTCGAACCCGGCGCTCCCGCCGATGTCCGGCCCGTACCGCTCACCTCCGGCCGACCGCTGCGCACCCTCACCGGCAGCCTCGAACAGCTCCGAGCCGCCGAGGTGCCCGACGACGCGTTCCTGCGGGTGGTGGTGCGCGAAGCCGGTCGGGCCGGGCTCGCCGCCGACGTCCGCGAGATGCTCGGCGAGGGTGTGGTGGACGTGCGGGTCGAATCGACCGCTGCCCCTCGTACCCGCCGCAGCGTCGACATGCGCAGCCGCTCGCCCCGGGAGCTCTTCGACGAGTACCTCGCCCTCGAAGGCGTCGCCGACGAACGGATCCCGGCGCTGTTCGACGAACTGCTCGACGACGCCCACGAGACCGGGGCGGGTTCGGGCGCCGGTGCCGGCGAGGCGGCGCCGTGA